AATATGGGCAGCTTTTTCTTCTCTGGCATATATCGAAGCCGTACGTGGATATTTTGTAAGTTCGAGAACTTGAATGTCTCTTGGCAGATAGTGCATTTTTTGCATAAACGGGATGATGAAATGAAGTCCGGTCTGGTATATTTCTTGCTGAATGCCGCGGTTGATACCGATGTCAACCTGTTTTATACCATATTCATTCGGTTCTACGTATTTCAAAAAAGAATTATAAATCACTATAACTATGGCCAATAGTACAATCAAAAGGCCAAGCTTGCCGGCAAGGCTGGGTTTGAGTTTCGGAATTTTGAATTTGGATTTAAAATCCGCAAAAGATAGGTTTTTGGGGTAACCTTCCATCTTTTATGCCTCCTTTGTATAAATGGTTTCAGGGGATATTTTATCGGATTTTACGTCAATACGCCCTGTTTTCAAATTGAAAAAATTGATGGCAAAGAATAATAGAAATAAAAATGCCGGGACAAGAAAAAAAGAAACCGCAAAACTTAACGCAAGTTTTTGAAAAAGCATATATGTGAAATATACTGCGGAACCTGCAATGATATATTGTAAAAAGTTAACTTTCTCCTTTTCTGAACCTTATTTTGTATTTCGATTATGTCTTTTCGGCTTTCCTTCTATTCTTTCAATCGGATTGTTTAAATATACTTTTCCCAACCCAATCGGTGAAGCAAGAATTCCACCTTTCTTATCTTCACTGATTCCCTCTGAATATCCGAGATCTACAGGAATTTTACCTCTGCCACCTTGTGCATCTACTACATATGTCGGGCGAAGAAAACCTGTAGTGGTTCCGCAAAGATCTCTGCAGATTTCTTTTCCTTTGTATATATCTGTTCTGAAATGACCAGTTCCCTCAACAAGATCGGTATAGTACAAATAATAAGGTTTTACTCCCATTTTGCCGAGGCCGTGTACCAGGTCTTTCATAACATCAGAGTCATCATTAACTCCCTTTAACAAAACACATTGGTTTGCTATTGGAATGCCCAGACCCCTTAAAATTTTAATAGCCTGATAACTTTCGGCTGTGATTTCGTTAGGATGATTGAAATGCGTGTTTATATAGAGCTGTGGATCTTTAAGTGACTTGGGTGTGTGTTTTCTTAATACCTCAATCAGTTCTACGTCTTCAATAATCTTTTGCGGCCATACGCACGGTACTCTTGTGCCGATTCTTATTAACTCAATATGGTTAATTTTTGTTAGTTTATCTAAGATTTCATCAAGTCTTTTGCTTTGAATCAGTAATGGGTCCCCACCGGATATCAATACGTCTCTAATAGCTTCGTGAGATGCAATATACTCAATTCCCTTATTTAGATCTTCTGACGATGGATTTTTCCGGTCGTCTCCTACTTTTCTCTTTCTGGTGCAGAACCTGCAATACATCGCACATTCGTTTGACACATACAGTAAAATCCTGTCAGGATACCTATGGATTATTGTCCTTGGACCTCCAAGCGGAATATCTCCTTCCTCATCCAGTGGATCCGCTGTAAGATCCATATAATGCTCAAGTTCATCTACATCAGGAATTGCTTGTTTCCAGATACCGTCATTTATCTTTTCAATAAGACCGAGGTAATAAGTATTTACCCTCATAG
This is a stretch of genomic DNA from Pseudomonadota bacterium. It encodes these proteins:
- a CDS encoding KamA family radical SAM protein, producing the protein MAYKDILKNSIRTFEDLEKWLTAQKARVDPRLKEVIAKYPMRVNTYYLGLIEKINDGIWKQAIPDVDELEHYMDLTADPLDEEGDIPLGGPRTIIHRYPDRILLYVSNECAMYCRFCTRKRKVGDDRKNPSSEDLNKGIEYIASHEAIRDVLISGGDPLLIQSKRLDEILDKLTKINHIELIRIGTRVPCVWPQKIIEDVELIEVLRKHTPKSLKDPQLYINTHFNHPNEITAESYQAIKILRGLGIPIANQCVLLKGVNDDSDVMKDLVHGLGKMGVKPYYLYYTDLVEGTGHFRTDIYKGKEICRDLCGTTTGFLRPTYVVDAQGGRGKIPVDLGYSEGISEDKKGGILASPIGLGKVYLNNPIERIEGKPKRHNRNTK